A single window of Malus sylvestris chromosome 5, drMalSylv7.2, whole genome shotgun sequence DNA harbors:
- the LOC126624835 gene encoding receptor-like protein EIX2 isoform X4, translating to MDTLLANTLFNPLNISLSFLILLLASTYLPTTIICLGDVGVPSTGTVKPLCIEEERRALVSFKQHLVDPSGRLSSWAGHDCCRWEGISCNNSTGHVVKMDLRNPYPDSRSYEEWDESAYERSFLGGKINASLLSLKHLKYLDLSCNEFQGIRIPMFFGELKSLQYLNFYFASFEGEIPPSLGNLSSLNILDLGMNSHLSSRNLTWLSHLSSLKYLNLNYMDLSRTGASWAYHINMLPSLLELHLSSCQIESIPLSLQRVNFLPLSLQRINLTSLFVLDMSNNGIKRSSFPNWFFNLTSLITLDLSWNTFSSPFPNEFANFKSLEHLDLSGTGLKGQIPKVIGNLCKLKVLSLSGNKFDGGGIEEFWRSVSNCPNNSLELLDLSSCELESQLPTSLGVLKSLLNLYLGGNSLWGSIPDSIGNLSSLKSLYLSSNKMNGSIPKSLGQLYELVDLDLSNNSWEGTLTEAHFRNLTRLQDFQVGIQVTNAPMSLIFDVASVWDPPFKLQSIAIINCRVGPGFWVWLQSQTELIHVILSGIGTSEDFIPEEWLLKMSSQLKYLDLSNNQLRGNLPSPLKFPNLGFIDLSHNQLEGPLPLWWSTSFDSLYLDRNLFSGPIPSNIDQMMPKLYILDLSENHLNDTIPPSICNMQNLEYLSIRSNQFSGEFPHAWSVGSKILLLDVGHNNLSGNIPTSLGVLSSLEVLKLNNNNLSGEIPDSLQNCSGLKSLDLGHNKLFGNIPLWIGGSNVSLLYRLQLRSNVFTGHIPQQLCNLRNLHILDLGHNNLSGTIPKCLDTLTSLVNNNSNDFDMSDEQATLTLKGAELVYNRTLRLVKSIDLSSNNLQGEIPEEISNLFLLGTLNLSMNQLTGKIPSKIGNLHLLETLDLSHNNLSGHVPQSLSSLTSLSHLNLSYNNLTGRIPSGSQLQTLNDLSIYMNNPSLCGVPLSTNCPGDDTFPAKDANDKNEDGNHDKLWFYVSVVLGFIVGFWGICGTLILNTSWRYAYFQFFDNIKDKGYHFLSVAL from the coding sequence ATGGATACCTTGCTTGCAAACACCTTATTCAATCCCCTCAAtatttctctctcctttctcattTTGCTTTTGGCATCTACGTATCTACCCACTACCATAATCTGCTTGGGTGATGTCGGAGTTCCGAGCACTGGCACTGTGAAACCATTATGCATTGAGGAAGAAAGGCGAGCACTTGTCAGCTTTAAACAACATCTTGTTGATCCTTCTGGTAGGCTTTCCTCTTGGGCGGGTCATGATTGCTGTCGATGGGAAGGAATTTCATGCAACAACAGCACCGGCCATGTTGTGAAGATGGACCTCCGGAATCCATATCCAGATTCCCGTTCTTATGAAGAGTGGGACGAGTCGGCTTATGAAAGGTCTTTCCTGGGAGGTAAGATAAATGCTTCTTTGTTGAGCTTGAAACATTTAAAATACCTGGACCTCAGCTGTAATGAGTTTCAGGGCATTCGCATTCCGATGTTCTTTGGGGAGCTTAAAAGTTTGCAATATCTCAATTTCTACTTTGCGTCATTTGAGGGAGAGATTCCCCCCTCTCTTGGTAACCTGTCAAGCCTGAATATTCTTGATCTCGGGATGAATTCCCACTTGTCTTCCAGAAACTTGACTTGGCTTTCTCACCTCTCTTCCCTAAAATACCTTAATCTCAATTACATGGACCTTAGCCGCACAGGAGCCAGTTGGGCATATCATATTAACATGCTTCCTTCATTGTTAGAGTTACACTTATCTTCGTGTCAAATTGAAAGCATTCCACTCTCACTCCAAAGGGTTAACTTCCTTCCACTCTCACTCCAGAGGATTAACTTGACATCACTTTTTGTCCTTGATATGTCGAATAACGGTATTAAACGTTCTTCATTTCCCAATTGGTTTTTTAATCTTACTAGCCTCATAACACTTGATCTATCGTGGAATACTTTCAGTAGTCCTTTTCCAAATGAATTTGCAAACTTCAAATCTCTAGAACACCTTGATTTATCGGGAACAGGCTTAAAAGGTCAAATTCCGAAAGTTATTGGAAATTTGTGCAAGCTAAAGGTCTTAAGCCTTTCTGGCAACAAGTTTGATGGTGGGGGGATTGAAGAGTTTTGGAGGAGCGTCTCAAATTGTCCAAATAATTCATTAGAGTTGCTAGATTTGTCTTCTTGTGAGCTGGAAAGCCAACTGCCGACCTCCTTGGGAGTGTTAAAAAGTTTGCTGAATCTCTACCTTGGTGGAAACTCTTTGTGGGGCTCAATTCCAGATTCCATCGGAAACTTGTCGTCCTTGAAATCATTGTACCTCTCTTCTAATAAGATGAATGGCTCCATTCCAAAAAGTCTGGGACAACTCTATGAGCTAGTTGACCTCGATCTGTCTAATAATTCATGGGAAGGTACTCTAACGGAAGCCCATTTCAGAAACCTCACGAGATTACAAGATTTTCAAGTAGGAATTCAAGTCACAAACGCACCCATGTCCCTCATTTTTGACGTGGCTTCTGTTTGGGATCCTCCTTTCAAGCTCCAGTCAATTGCGATCATAAACTGTCGGGTAGGTCCTGGTTTTTGGGTATGGCTTCAATCTCAAACTGAACTGATCCATGTCATTCTTAGTGGTATTGGAACCTCTGAAGATTTCATCCCAGAGGAATGGTTGTTGAAGATGTCTTCCCAACTCAAATATTTGGATTTATCTAACAACCAATTACGTGGAAACCTTCCATCCCCTTTGAAATTTCCAAATTTAGGGTTTATTGATTTGAGTCATAATCAGTTGGAGGGCCCACTCCCACTTTGGTGGTCCACTAGTTTCGATTCCCTTTATCTTGATAGGAATCTATTTTCCGGGCCAATTCCCTCCAATATTGACCAAATGATGCCCAAGTTGTACATTTTGGATCTTTCTGAGAATCATTTGAATGACACTATTCCTCCCTCTATCTGCAACATGCAAAACTTGGAATACTTGTCCATAAGGAGCAATCAATTTTCTGGGGAATTCCCTCATGCATGGAGTGTGGGAAGCAAAATTTTGCTTCTAGATGTTGGTCACAACAATCTCTCTGGCAATATTCCCACTTCATTGGGGGTGTTAAGTTCACTGGAAGTATTAAAGCTCAACAACAATAATTTGAGTGGTGAAATTCCTGATTCCTTGCAAAATTGTTCTGGTTTGAAGAGTCTTGATCTTGGACACAACAAGTTATTTGGGAACATACCTTTATGGATAGGAGGATCAAATGTATCCTTGTTGTATAGGCTACAATTACGATCCAACGTTTTTACAGGACATATTCCCCAGCAACTGTGCAATCTTCGGAACCTTCACATCCTCGATCTTGGTCACAATAACCTTTCAGGTACTATTCCCAAGTGTTTGGATACTTTAACTTCGCTGGTCAACAATAATTCTAATGACTTCGATATGTCTGATGAGCAAGCCACACTAACACTAAAAGGAGCGGAGCTTGTGTACAACAGGACTCTAAGACTTGTAAAGAGCATTGATCTTTCATCAAATAATTTACAAGGTGAGATTCCTGAAGAAATAAGCAACCTCTTCCTGTTGGGCACCCTGAATTTGTCCATGAATCAATTGACTGGAAAGATCCCCTCCAAGATCGGAAACTTGCATTTGCTCGAAACTCTTGATTTGTCACACAACAACCTTTCAGGACATGTTCCTCAAAGCTTGTCATCTTTAACCTCTTTGTCCCACTTGAACTTGTCTTATAACAACTTGACTGGAAGAATTCCTTCTGGAAGCCAGCTTCAAACGCTCAATGATTTGTCCATTTATATGAACAATCCATCGTTATGTGGCGTTCCTCTCTCAACTAATTGCCCTGGAGATGACACTTTCCCAGCTAAGGATGCGAATGACAAGAATGAAGATGGAAATCATGATAAGTTGTGGTTCTATGTCAGTGTGGTACTTGGATTCATTGTAGGTTTTTGGGGCATTTGCGGCACATTGATCTTAAATACATCGTGGAGATATGCCTATTTTCAATTCTTTGACAACATCAAAGATAAG
- the LOC126624835 gene encoding receptor-like protein EIX2 isoform X2, whose protein sequence is MDTLLANTLFNPLNISLSFLILLLASTYLPTTIICLGDVGVPSTGTVKPLCIEEERRALVSFKQHLVDPSGRLSSWAGHDCCRWEGISCNNSTGHVVKMDLRNPYPDSRSYEEWDESAYERSFLGGKINASLLSLKHLKYLDLSCNEFQGIRIPMFFGELKSLQYLNFYFASFEGEIPPSLGNLSSLNILDLGMNSHLSSRNLTWLSHLSSLKYLNLNYMDLSRTGASWAYHINMLPSLLELHLSSCQIESIPLSLQRVNFLPLSLQRINLTSLFVLDMSNNGIKRSSFPNWFFNLTSLITLDLSWNTFSSPFPNEFANFKSLEHLDLSGTGLKGQIPKVIGNLCKLKVLSLSGNKFDGGGIEEFWRSVSNCPNNSLELLDLSSCELESQLPTSLGVLKSLLNLYLGGNSLWGSIPDSIGNLSSLKSLYLSSNKMNGSIPKSLGQLYELVDLDLSNNSWEGTLTEAHFRNLTRLQDFQVGIQVTNAPMSLIFDVASVWDPPFKLQSIAIINCRVGPGFWVWLQSQTELIHVILSGIGTSEDFIPEEWLLKMSSQLKYLDLSNNQLRGNLPSPLKFPNLGFIDLSHNQLEGPLPLWWSTSFDSLYLDRNLFSGPIPSNIDQMMPKLYILDLSENHLNDTIPPSICNMQNLEYLSIRSNQFSGEFPHAWSVGSKILLLDVGHNNLSGNIPTSLGVLSSLEVLKLNNNNLSGEIPDSLQNCSGLKSLDLGHNKLFGNIPLWIGGSNVSLLYRLQLRSNVFTGHIPQQLCNLRNLHILDLGHNNLSGTIPKCLDTLTSLVNNNSNDFDMSDEQATLTLKGAELVYNRTLRLVKSIDLSSNNLQGEIPEEISNLFLLGTLNLSMNQLTGKIPSKIGNLHLLETLDLSHNNLSGHVPQSLSSLTSLSHLNLSYNNLTGRIPSGSQLQTLNDLSIYMNNPSLCGVPLSTNCPGDDTFPAKDANDKNEDGNHDKLWFYVSVVLGFIVGFWGICGTLILNTSWRYAYFQFFDNIKDKFIYEAATVSLCR, encoded by the coding sequence ATGGATACCTTGCTTGCAAACACCTTATTCAATCCCCTCAAtatttctctctcctttctcattTTGCTTTTGGCATCTACGTATCTACCCACTACCATAATCTGCTTGGGTGATGTCGGAGTTCCGAGCACTGGCACTGTGAAACCATTATGCATTGAGGAAGAAAGGCGAGCACTTGTCAGCTTTAAACAACATCTTGTTGATCCTTCTGGTAGGCTTTCCTCTTGGGCGGGTCATGATTGCTGTCGATGGGAAGGAATTTCATGCAACAACAGCACCGGCCATGTTGTGAAGATGGACCTCCGGAATCCATATCCAGATTCCCGTTCTTATGAAGAGTGGGACGAGTCGGCTTATGAAAGGTCTTTCCTGGGAGGTAAGATAAATGCTTCTTTGTTGAGCTTGAAACATTTAAAATACCTGGACCTCAGCTGTAATGAGTTTCAGGGCATTCGCATTCCGATGTTCTTTGGGGAGCTTAAAAGTTTGCAATATCTCAATTTCTACTTTGCGTCATTTGAGGGAGAGATTCCCCCCTCTCTTGGTAACCTGTCAAGCCTGAATATTCTTGATCTCGGGATGAATTCCCACTTGTCTTCCAGAAACTTGACTTGGCTTTCTCACCTCTCTTCCCTAAAATACCTTAATCTCAATTACATGGACCTTAGCCGCACAGGAGCCAGTTGGGCATATCATATTAACATGCTTCCTTCATTGTTAGAGTTACACTTATCTTCGTGTCAAATTGAAAGCATTCCACTCTCACTCCAAAGGGTTAACTTCCTTCCACTCTCACTCCAGAGGATTAACTTGACATCACTTTTTGTCCTTGATATGTCGAATAACGGTATTAAACGTTCTTCATTTCCCAATTGGTTTTTTAATCTTACTAGCCTCATAACACTTGATCTATCGTGGAATACTTTCAGTAGTCCTTTTCCAAATGAATTTGCAAACTTCAAATCTCTAGAACACCTTGATTTATCGGGAACAGGCTTAAAAGGTCAAATTCCGAAAGTTATTGGAAATTTGTGCAAGCTAAAGGTCTTAAGCCTTTCTGGCAACAAGTTTGATGGTGGGGGGATTGAAGAGTTTTGGAGGAGCGTCTCAAATTGTCCAAATAATTCATTAGAGTTGCTAGATTTGTCTTCTTGTGAGCTGGAAAGCCAACTGCCGACCTCCTTGGGAGTGTTAAAAAGTTTGCTGAATCTCTACCTTGGTGGAAACTCTTTGTGGGGCTCAATTCCAGATTCCATCGGAAACTTGTCGTCCTTGAAATCATTGTACCTCTCTTCTAATAAGATGAATGGCTCCATTCCAAAAAGTCTGGGACAACTCTATGAGCTAGTTGACCTCGATCTGTCTAATAATTCATGGGAAGGTACTCTAACGGAAGCCCATTTCAGAAACCTCACGAGATTACAAGATTTTCAAGTAGGAATTCAAGTCACAAACGCACCCATGTCCCTCATTTTTGACGTGGCTTCTGTTTGGGATCCTCCTTTCAAGCTCCAGTCAATTGCGATCATAAACTGTCGGGTAGGTCCTGGTTTTTGGGTATGGCTTCAATCTCAAACTGAACTGATCCATGTCATTCTTAGTGGTATTGGAACCTCTGAAGATTTCATCCCAGAGGAATGGTTGTTGAAGATGTCTTCCCAACTCAAATATTTGGATTTATCTAACAACCAATTACGTGGAAACCTTCCATCCCCTTTGAAATTTCCAAATTTAGGGTTTATTGATTTGAGTCATAATCAGTTGGAGGGCCCACTCCCACTTTGGTGGTCCACTAGTTTCGATTCCCTTTATCTTGATAGGAATCTATTTTCCGGGCCAATTCCCTCCAATATTGACCAAATGATGCCCAAGTTGTACATTTTGGATCTTTCTGAGAATCATTTGAATGACACTATTCCTCCCTCTATCTGCAACATGCAAAACTTGGAATACTTGTCCATAAGGAGCAATCAATTTTCTGGGGAATTCCCTCATGCATGGAGTGTGGGAAGCAAAATTTTGCTTCTAGATGTTGGTCACAACAATCTCTCTGGCAATATTCCCACTTCATTGGGGGTGTTAAGTTCACTGGAAGTATTAAAGCTCAACAACAATAATTTGAGTGGTGAAATTCCTGATTCCTTGCAAAATTGTTCTGGTTTGAAGAGTCTTGATCTTGGACACAACAAGTTATTTGGGAACATACCTTTATGGATAGGAGGATCAAATGTATCCTTGTTGTATAGGCTACAATTACGATCCAACGTTTTTACAGGACATATTCCCCAGCAACTGTGCAATCTTCGGAACCTTCACATCCTCGATCTTGGTCACAATAACCTTTCAGGTACTATTCCCAAGTGTTTGGATACTTTAACTTCGCTGGTCAACAATAATTCTAATGACTTCGATATGTCTGATGAGCAAGCCACACTAACACTAAAAGGAGCGGAGCTTGTGTACAACAGGACTCTAAGACTTGTAAAGAGCATTGATCTTTCATCAAATAATTTACAAGGTGAGATTCCTGAAGAAATAAGCAACCTCTTCCTGTTGGGCACCCTGAATTTGTCCATGAATCAATTGACTGGAAAGATCCCCTCCAAGATCGGAAACTTGCATTTGCTCGAAACTCTTGATTTGTCACACAACAACCTTTCAGGACATGTTCCTCAAAGCTTGTCATCTTTAACCTCTTTGTCCCACTTGAACTTGTCTTATAACAACTTGACTGGAAGAATTCCTTCTGGAAGCCAGCTTCAAACGCTCAATGATTTGTCCATTTATATGAACAATCCATCGTTATGTGGCGTTCCTCTCTCAACTAATTGCCCTGGAGATGACACTTTCCCAGCTAAGGATGCGAATGACAAGAATGAAGATGGAAATCATGATAAGTTGTGGTTCTATGTCAGTGTGGTACTTGGATTCATTGTAGGTTTTTGGGGCATTTGCGGCACATTGATCTTAAATACATCGTGGAGATATGCCTATTTTCAATTCTTTGACAACATCAAAGATAAG
- the LOC126624835 gene encoding receptor-like protein EIX2 isoform X3, whose product MDTLLANTLFNPLNISLSFLILLLASTYLPTTIICLGDVGVPSTGTVKPLCIEEERRALVSFKQHLVDPSGRLSSWAGHDCCRWEGISCNNSTGHVVKMDLRNPYPDSRSYEEWDESAYERSFLGGKINASLLSLKHLKYLDLSCNEFQGIRIPMFFGELKSLQYLNFYFASFEGEIPPSLGNLSSLNILDLGMNSHLSSRNLTWLSHLSSLKYLNLNYMDLSRTGASWAYHINMLPSLLELHLSSCQIESIPLSLQRVNFLPLSLQRINLTSLFVLDMSNNGIKRSSFPNWFFNLTSLITLDLSWNTFSSPFPNEFANFKSLEHLDLSGTGLKGQIPKVIGNLCKLKVLSLSGNKFDGGGIEEFWRSVSNCPNNSLELLDLSSCELESQLPTSLGVLKSLLNLYLGGNSLWGSIPDSIGNLSSLKSLYLSSNKMNGSIPKSLGQLYELVDLDLSNNSWEGTLTEAHFRNLTRLQDFQVGIQVTNAPMSLIFDVASVWDPPFKLQSIAIINCRVGPGFWVWLQSQTELIHVILSGIGTSEDFIPEEWLLKMSSQLKYLDLSNNQLRGNLPSPLKFPNLGFIDLSHNQLEGPLPLWWSTSFDSLYLDRNLFSGPIPSNIDQMMPKLYILDLSENHLNDTIPPSICNMQNLEYLSIRSNQFSGEFPHAWSVGSKILLLDVGHNNLSGNIPTSLGVLSSLEVLKLNNNNLSGEIPDSLQNCSGLKSLDLGHNKLFGNIPLWIGGSNVSLLYRLQLRSNVFTGHIPQQLCNLRNLHILDLGHNNLSGTIPKCLDTLTSLVNNNSNDFDMSDEQATLTLKGAELVYNRTLRLVKSIDLSSNNLQGEIPEEISNLFLLGTLNLSMNQLTGKIPSKIGNLHLLETLDLSHNNLSGHVPQSLSSLTSLSHLNLSYNNLTGRIPSGSQLQTLNDLSIYMNNPSLCGVPLSTNCPGDDTFPAKDANDKNEDGNHDKLWFYVSVVLGFIVGFWGICGTLILKTSWRYAYFQFFDNIKDKFIYEAATVSLCR is encoded by the coding sequence ATGGATACCTTGCTTGCAAACACCTTATTCAATCCCCTCAAtatttctctctcctttctcattTTGCTTTTGGCATCTACGTATCTACCCACTACCATAATCTGCTTGGGTGATGTCGGAGTTCCGAGCACTGGCACTGTGAAACCATTATGCATTGAGGAAGAAAGGCGAGCACTTGTCAGCTTTAAACAACATCTTGTTGATCCTTCTGGTAGGCTTTCCTCTTGGGCGGGTCATGATTGCTGTCGATGGGAAGGAATTTCATGCAACAACAGCACCGGCCATGTTGTGAAGATGGACCTCCGGAATCCATATCCAGATTCCCGTTCTTATGAAGAGTGGGACGAGTCGGCTTATGAAAGGTCTTTCCTGGGAGGTAAGATAAATGCTTCTTTGTTGAGCTTGAAACATTTAAAATACCTGGACCTCAGCTGTAATGAGTTTCAGGGCATTCGCATTCCGATGTTCTTTGGGGAGCTTAAAAGTTTGCAATATCTCAATTTCTACTTTGCGTCATTTGAGGGAGAGATTCCCCCCTCTCTTGGTAACCTGTCAAGCCTGAATATTCTTGATCTCGGGATGAATTCCCACTTGTCTTCCAGAAACTTGACTTGGCTTTCTCACCTCTCTTCCCTAAAATACCTTAATCTCAATTACATGGACCTTAGCCGCACAGGAGCCAGTTGGGCATATCATATTAACATGCTTCCTTCATTGTTAGAGTTACACTTATCTTCGTGTCAAATTGAAAGCATTCCACTCTCACTCCAAAGGGTTAACTTCCTTCCACTCTCACTCCAGAGGATTAACTTGACATCACTTTTTGTCCTTGATATGTCGAATAACGGTATTAAACGTTCTTCATTTCCCAATTGGTTTTTTAATCTTACTAGCCTCATAACACTTGATCTATCGTGGAATACTTTCAGTAGTCCTTTTCCAAATGAATTTGCAAACTTCAAATCTCTAGAACACCTTGATTTATCGGGAACAGGCTTAAAAGGTCAAATTCCGAAAGTTATTGGAAATTTGTGCAAGCTAAAGGTCTTAAGCCTTTCTGGCAACAAGTTTGATGGTGGGGGGATTGAAGAGTTTTGGAGGAGCGTCTCAAATTGTCCAAATAATTCATTAGAGTTGCTAGATTTGTCTTCTTGTGAGCTGGAAAGCCAACTGCCGACCTCCTTGGGAGTGTTAAAAAGTTTGCTGAATCTCTACCTTGGTGGAAACTCTTTGTGGGGCTCAATTCCAGATTCCATCGGAAACTTGTCGTCCTTGAAATCATTGTACCTCTCTTCTAATAAGATGAATGGCTCCATTCCAAAAAGTCTGGGACAACTCTATGAGCTAGTTGACCTCGATCTGTCTAATAATTCATGGGAAGGTACTCTAACGGAAGCCCATTTCAGAAACCTCACGAGATTACAAGATTTTCAAGTAGGAATTCAAGTCACAAACGCACCCATGTCCCTCATTTTTGACGTGGCTTCTGTTTGGGATCCTCCTTTCAAGCTCCAGTCAATTGCGATCATAAACTGTCGGGTAGGTCCTGGTTTTTGGGTATGGCTTCAATCTCAAACTGAACTGATCCATGTCATTCTTAGTGGTATTGGAACCTCTGAAGATTTCATCCCAGAGGAATGGTTGTTGAAGATGTCTTCCCAACTCAAATATTTGGATTTATCTAACAACCAATTACGTGGAAACCTTCCATCCCCTTTGAAATTTCCAAATTTAGGGTTTATTGATTTGAGTCATAATCAGTTGGAGGGCCCACTCCCACTTTGGTGGTCCACTAGTTTCGATTCCCTTTATCTTGATAGGAATCTATTTTCCGGGCCAATTCCCTCCAATATTGACCAAATGATGCCCAAGTTGTACATTTTGGATCTTTCTGAGAATCATTTGAATGACACTATTCCTCCCTCTATCTGCAACATGCAAAACTTGGAATACTTGTCCATAAGGAGCAATCAATTTTCTGGGGAATTCCCTCATGCATGGAGTGTGGGAAGCAAAATTTTGCTTCTAGATGTTGGTCACAACAATCTCTCTGGCAATATTCCCACTTCATTGGGGGTGTTAAGTTCACTGGAAGTATTAAAGCTCAACAACAATAATTTGAGTGGTGAAATTCCTGATTCCTTGCAAAATTGTTCTGGTTTGAAGAGTCTTGATCTTGGACACAACAAGTTATTTGGGAACATACCTTTATGGATAGGAGGATCAAATGTATCCTTGTTGTATAGGCTACAATTACGATCCAACGTTTTTACAGGACATATTCCCCAGCAACTGTGCAATCTTCGGAACCTTCACATCCTCGATCTTGGTCACAATAACCTTTCAGGTACTATTCCCAAGTGTTTGGATACTTTAACTTCGCTGGTCAACAATAATTCTAATGACTTCGATATGTCTGATGAGCAAGCCACACTAACACTAAAAGGAGCGGAGCTTGTGTACAACAGGACTCTAAGACTTGTAAAGAGCATTGATCTTTCATCAAATAATTTACAAGGTGAGATTCCTGAAGAAATAAGCAACCTCTTCCTGTTGGGCACCCTGAATTTGTCCATGAATCAATTGACTGGAAAGATCCCCTCCAAGATCGGAAACTTGCATTTGCTCGAAACTCTTGATTTGTCACACAACAACCTTTCAGGACATGTTCCTCAAAGCTTGTCATCTTTAACCTCTTTGTCCCACTTGAACTTGTCTTATAACAACTTGACTGGAAGAATTCCTTCTGGAAGCCAGCTTCAAACGCTCAATGATTTGTCCATTTATATGAACAATCCATCGTTATGTGGCGTTCCTCTCTCAACTAATTGCCCTGGAGATGACACTTTCCCAGCTAAGGATGCGAATGACAAGAATGAAGATGGAAATCATGATAAGTTGTGGTTCTATGTCAGTGTGGTACTTGGATTCATTGTAG